The genomic DNA GCCCGAGAGGGCGTTGTGCTGGCCCTGGGCACCGGCGCGGCCGGCGGGCGACTTGAAGCGGGCGTTGGTGTTCTCCTCGATACCGCCGTAGCCGCCCCCGGTGTAGGAGCCGACCTGGCCGCCCGTGTCCATCCCGTCGCGGTTGCGCAGCGCCTTGGCGCCGCCCTTGCCACCGCCGGAGACGCCCTTGTCTCCCGAGTCACCCGCCTTGCCCGAGGAGGACGAGCCCTTGCCGGTGTCCTTGGCGCGGGGATCGTCGCGAAGCTTGGGGTTGTTCGTCAGCGCCTGCTGCTGCTGCTGCTGCGGCCGCGGCGCGATGCCCGGTGCCGGCTGTCCCAACCGGACGCTCATGATGGTGAACCCCTTGCGTGAGACTGTTCTTCTACACCCATCTGCAAGGGGGGGTCCATGTGGGAGCCGGACTCATCCGGGAGGGCCTTCACGCGCAGAGGTAGCCCGTCACCTGGAGTCTGAGCAGCTGGCGCGCGAGTTCCTGGAGGCGCTCGACCTGGGCGCGGCCGAGGGTGCGAGGCTGCTCGGCGCGCACCTCGTTGAGCACCGTGGCGAGCACGTGGCGAAGCTGTCGGTTGGTGAGCCGGGGATTGAGCTGGCGCAGCTGGGCGACGACCATGCCGAGCTGGGTGGTGCTCAGGCCCGCCACCATCACCTGGGAGGGCGCCCCGCGCGCGGAGCCAGGGCCCACCGCGAGCACGCGCTCGTCGAGCAGCAGGGAGCGGGTGAAGTCCGGCTCCGCCGTCACGCCCAGGCGCTGGAGCTCGTCGTGCATGGGGCCGCTGTCGTGGCCGGCCATGACGAGCACCACGCCGCACCGCTCATAGCGGGCGAGCATGTCCTCGTAGCGCTGGCGCGCCTCGAGGCCCGGGCGGCTCTCGCGGAAGTCCCCGAAGGCCTGGTGCACCTCGGTGACGAGCGTGCGCACCAGCGTGGCGGGATCCGTCTGGGGACCCAGGCCGAGCGCGTGCTCGAGGCGGGCACGGGCCTCGGGCGAGCGCCGCGGCTCCTTCCACAACTCCTGGGCGACGAAGCTCTCGCTGAGCACCAGCGACAGGTTGACGATGCCCGAGCGGCTCGTGTTCGCGCTCGTCAGGAAGCCGTCGAGCCGCTGGAGCACATCCGCCATGTCGCGGCCCAACCGGTCCATGATGGCGGCGCGCAGGCGCCTGCGGCCCTCGGGCTCGTCCCGGACAACGGGGGCCGGGGCGGCCTTCTTGCCCACGGCCCTTCCGGGCGCGGGCTTCGGCGCCGGGCCCACCGCCGCCTTGTCCGCCTCCCGGGGCACGCCCTTGCCCTGGAGCAGCTCCGGGCGGGGCTCGCTGACCAGCCGGAAACCCGCCGTGCGCCGGGGAATGGCCGTGTATGCGAGTTGGAGGTCCATGGATACCTCTGTGCGATGGGTGCGCACTTCCACCCTGCAAAAGGTAATCCAGGGAGCTACATACCGCCTTCATGTGCCTACATGAGGCCTACATCAGCTCCTAAGTAGGCGAAAACATGACCCGGGAGCACTTCTCAGGAGAGCGCGGTGCGTCGAAACCCCTCCGAGCCCTGGTGACGGGAGTCATCACCCGGTGACGGGAGTCACCACCGCTCGGGGGGCTCAGCCGACCTTCTGGCCGATCAGCGCGTCGATGCGGCTGGAGGTCTCCTCGACGATCTGCCCGAGCTTCTGCGCCGTCTCCTTGAGGTCCGTGCCCTCGGGGCGGTTGAGCAGCTCCTTGAGCTTGTCGGCGGACTCGAGCAGGACGCGGCTGGCCTGCACCGTCTTGCTGCTGGTGTCCGCGGCCTGGGAGGGAGCCGCCGGAGCCGCCTCGGCCGCCTGGGGGGCGATGAGCTTCACGATCTGCGCGAAGGTGCTCATCATCGCCTCCATCTGGCGCAGCAACGCCAGCTTGTCCGGCGGAGCGCCCTGGGAGGAGGTCTGGCTCTGGGTCTGCGCGGGGGTGCTGTCGTTGGACATGGCGGCGGTTCCTCGTGGCGGGTGGGTGGGGATGCGAAGCCACCCTATACCACGAGGTATCCCGGGCTCGACATCCCGCGCTCAGGCGCTGTCGCCGCCGCTGTCCAGGCCGTGCTTGCGCAGGAGCTTGCGCAGGTAGACGCGATCGATGCCGGCCTCGCGCGAGGCGCGGGAGATGTTGCCCTCGCAGCGCTCGAGCAGACCCTTGAGGTAGTCGCGCTCGAAGCCCTCGATGAGCCGCTCCTTGGCGTCCTTGAAGGGCAGATCCAACACGGCGCCCGTGCTCCCACCGCTCGAGGACAGCTCGCCGCCGGGCAGGGGAGGCAATTCCGGCAGGGCTTCCTCGCCCAGGTTCACCACCTGCTCCACCACGTTGCGCAGTTCGCGCACGTTGCCCGGCCACGGGTACTGGCTGAGCAGGGCGCGCGTCTGGTCGGACAGGGCGCTCGGGGGCCGGCCCATGCGGCCGAGCACGGTGTCGATGAGCAGGGGAATGTCCTCGGGGCGCTCGCGCAGGGCGGGCAGGGTGACGCGCAGCACCGCGAGCCGGTGGAAGAGGTCGCGGCGGAACTTGTTCGCCTTGACCGCGCCCTCCAGGTCCACGTGCGTGGCCGCCACCACGCGCATGTCCACCGTGCGGTAGTCGTTGGCGCCCACGCGCTTGACCTGCCGGCGCTCCAGCACGCGCAGCAGGCGCGGCTGCAGATCCAGGGGCAGCTCGCCCACCTCGTCCAGGAAGACGGTGCCACCCGCGGCGCGCTCGAAGGCCCCGGCCCGATCCGTCTGGGCCCCGGTGAAGGCGCCCTTCACGTGGCCGAACAGCTCCGACTCGATGAGCGAGGGGGCGATGCCCGCCAGGTCCACGATGATGAAGGGGCCCTTGGCGCGCTTGCTCTCGTTGTGCAGCGCCTCCGCGCACAGCTCCTTGCCCGTGCCCGTCTCGCCCTGGATGAGCACGTCCGAGCCGCCCGGCGCCATGCGCTCGAGCAGGGTGAAGACCTCGCGCATCTTGCGGCTGCTGCCCACCAGGGCGCCGAAGTGATCGCGCCCGGAGAGCACCATGGAGCGCTCGCGGGTGTCCTCGGGCACGAGCTTGAGCTCGGTGGTGCCCAGGGTGACGACGCTGCCGGGCCTCAGCTCCAGCTGGGAAAAGCGCATGCCCTCGCAGAACGAGCCGTTGCGCGAGTCCATGTCCACCGCGAGGACGTGCTCGTCATGCACCTCGAGCTTGAGGTGCTGCCGCGAGATGGTCTTGTCCTCCAGGATGATGTCGCAGGTGGGCGCCTTGCCCACGACGTACTCCTTCTGGTCGAGCGAGAACGAGCGGCCCCCGCTGGAGCCCGAGAGCACGAGCAGCTTCATGCGGATGCGGCCTGGACCCGAGCGCATCAGGGTCGCCGTTGCGTCCGCTCCTTCTTCATCGTCGTAAGACGCCACGGCCCGGCACGCTAGCACGCTTCCCGCGCCGGTGGCACCCGAGTCGCGGGGGGCGGAAGGGGGCCCGGACTCAGCGCTCGGGAATGTCCGTCAGGGCGAGCTTGAACTGGGCCGTCTTGCCCGCGGCGATGGGCACCGACAGCTCGCGCCGTTTGCCGTCCGCGCCCTTGATGCGCAGGCGGTGCTGACCCGCGGGCACCTGGACCTTGAACAGCGGCGTCTTGCCCAACGAGCGCCCATTGAGCGTCACCTCGGCCTCGGGCAGCACGACGAGCGTGAGCCAGCCCTGCTTGCCCGTGCGGGCGGGGGGCTCGTCGGCGTCGGGCCGCTCCGGGGGTTCCTCCACCGGGGCCTTGGGCGCGGACTCGGCGGGCTCCTTCCCGCGCGGCGGATCGATGGGGGTGATGGGGGAGAGCTCTTCCGGGGTCAGCCGGGTCGCCACGTCCACGCCCGAGCGATCCACCTCCATGAGCCCCACCGCGGCGAGCCCCAGGCCTCCGGCCACGAGCAGGAACAGGAGCACCTTCGCCACCGCCGGACCGCCCTTCCCGGAGGGCTTGTCCGAGGACCTGGGTGGGGGAGCAACCACCACGGGCTGCTCCCGGGTGGGCACCCGGCGCCCCGTGGTCATCACGCCCTGTGAAGTCTCGTTCGACGCCGCCACGGGCTTGCGACGGGGGGCCGCGACGGGCCTCGGCTCCGTCTTGGCCACGGGAGCGCCGCCCAACGCCTCGGGCGCGTCGGGGATTTCGTCCGCGCTCTCCAGGAGGCGAAGCGTGTTCTCCTTCTGCTTCTGGAAGTGCTCGGCCATGAAGGCCGCCCGCTGCTCGGCGTCGAAGAGCCGCCCGCCCGCGGCGGCCTCGATGGCCCGCGCCATCTCCCGGCCATTCGCGTAGCGCCCCTCGCGCGGACGCGAGAGCGCCTTGAGCACCACTCCGGCCAGCCCCGGGGGCATCGCCTCCGTGCGGCACACGGGTTCGGGAATCTCCGCGTCCAGGATCATCTGCATCTCCTGGACCTCCGAGTTGCCCGAGAAGAGGCGCTCGCCGGTGATGAGCTCGTGCAGCATCACCCCGGCCGCGAAGAGATCGCTCCGGCCATCGAGCGGATCGCCGCGCACCTGCTCCGGGGACATGTAGCCGGTGGTGCCCTTCACCATGCCGGCCTGGGTGTGCGACGCGCCACCGCGGGCCTTGGCGATGCCGAAGTCCAGCAGCTTCACCTCGCCCTGGTACGTCACCATCACGTTCTTGTGCGCCACGTCCCGGTGGATGACGGGGAAGGGCTTGCCCCCGGGCGTGGTGAAGGCGTGCGCGGAGTGCAGCGCGAGGCAGATGTCGCGCACCACCGACAGGCCGAAGCCCAGGGGCAGGGGCGTCTGGCTCCGGCCACATACGCTGATCACCTGCGCCAGGTTCTGCCCCGCGATGAATTCCATGGCCAGGAACAGGCCTTCCGCGTCCTGCCCCAGCTCGAACACCTGGCCGATGTTCGGATGGTTGAGCGCCGCGGTGATGCGCGCCTCGTCCAGGAACATCCGCTCGAACTGCTCGTCACTGCGCGCGTCCGGGAGGATGCGCTTGATAGCCGCGTACTTGCGAAAGCCGCCCGGCCCCGAGGTGAAGCCCAGGAAGAGCTCCGCCATGCCTCCCACCGACAGTTGGGAGATCACCTGGTAGCGTCCGATGCGCGAGCCCCGATGCGGATCAGTGAAGTCAGTGGAGGTGAACGGGGAGCCCCGGGACGGGTCGGACATGGGCGCGGAGCATAGCCCACACCCCCTGTGGACGGCCTGTGGATGGACCCCCGAGTCCCTGTGGACAAGTCCCCGGCTGATCCCCAGCCTGTGGATGGCGGGGGAAAAGCTCCAACTTCCCCACATGTAGCATATCCGCGAAAGCCCAACGGTTGCGGGGGGTTACTGACTTTTCCACAAGTCCACACCCCCTGCTGTTACCCCTAATAGATCAAGATCACTCTTCACTCAGTACAGAAACAGTGGGGCCTGGGGACAACCCCGGACTGTGGACAACCGCCCCGCGGAATCAGTGCCAGCCGTCGCGCAGGGCCACCAGGGTGAGGCGGGAGCTGGCCGCATCCAGCTCGAGCGTCACGTCGCACCCGGCCAGCATGAACTCCAGGGTGACGGGGCCGAAGCGAGGCAGGAGTCCCCGCTCCCGGGCGGACTGGGCCGCGAGCCGGAAGAGCTCCCCCACCAGCGTGTGCCGCGTGTCCGGACGCAGCCCCTCCAACTCGCTCTGCAAGGCGGCCGGGATGTAGACCGTGAACGCCTGCGCCTGCTCCCGCTCCTGAATCGTGGATTGATGGAAAGCCATGACGGAGGGGACTGCCAGAAGCGTACCCGGAGAGGAGCCCATGATTTCAAGGGGTTGGATGCGCCAGGGGCCTGGGTTCCGTAGAAATGTCAGGGAACCGGGAGCGGGCGGGGGAACGGGCGGAGGGCTTACGGGAAGCCCTTGGAAGGGCCGCGAAGGGGCCGTGGCGCGCCGGAGCGGCCGCGAGGGTGGGGAGAGCCACCTCGGGGGCGTCACGACGCGGCCCTGGGCCTTGGAGGAGGACGGAAGGCTCCTCCGCCTGGTCGTGCTGGAAGCGAGCACTGCGGGTGAAGCGGTGGGCGGACGCACGGAGTGCGTGCACCGGCCTTCCGGGTGGAGTAATTCACGCCTCTCGTGACGCGAGCCCGGGAGATCGATGGACGGTTGTCGGCCTGGGAGCGTGAGCCCACGCGTGGAGGAAACCAGGAGCCACGGGGAGGATCGCCCTTGGAGTTGAGTCCCCCCCATGGCTCCCGGCCGTACGACGGGGCCTCTCATAGTACGCATCAGGTCCCTGCTTCCAGGGGCAACTCGTCAGAGCACCTCGCGCCGACCATGCCGCCGGACCCCTCTTCCGCCCTCACCTTCTGCCGTGACGTGCTGCCGGCGGTGTCGCGCACCTTCGCGTTGAACATCCCCGTGTTGCCTCCTCCCTTGGACACGGCGGTGACGGTGGCCTACCTGCTGTGCCGCGTCGCCGACACGCTGGAGGACGAGGCCCATGGCCCCACGAGCGAGGTGCTGCTCGCGGAGTTCGCGCGCCTGTGCACCCTGCCCGAGGGGTGGGAAGCGGATGCGCTGCGCTTCACCGAGCAGGCCGCGCGGGTGTTGCGCGCCCAGGCCCCCGAGGCCGAGGTGCGTCTGGTGGAGGGCGTGCCCCAGGTGCTTCGCGCGCTCGCGACGCACCCGGTGCCGGTGCGCGAGCACGTGGCCGTCTGCGTGCGCACGATGTCCGAGGGCATGGGCCGCATGGGCGCCAAGGGCCGCGCGCTCGCGGGAGGCCTGGGACTGGCGAGCCTCGAGGAGACGATCGAATACTGCTACTACGTGGCGGGCACCGTGGGGGAAATGCTCACCCGGCTCTTCCAGTGGTACTCGCCCGAGGTGGCCCGGCGAGCGGCCCGGCTCGAGCCGCGCTCGGTGGCGTTCGGCAACGCGCTGCAGCTCACCAACATCCTCAAGGACGTGCGCGAGGACCTGGAGCGCGGCAGTTGCTGGTTGCCCCGCACGCTCCTGGCCGAGCACGGCCTGACGCCCGAGACGCTGCTCGAGCCCGCCCACCGGGGCGAGGCCATGAAGGCCCACTCCCGGCTGCTGGCGGTGGCCCACCGCGAGCTGCGCGTGGCCTTCGACTACGTGATGCAACTGCCCCGCGAGGAGCACGGCATCCGCCTCTTCTGCCTGTGGCCGCTGTTCCTCGCGGTGATGACGCTGCGCAAGCTCAACGGCAACGCCGCCGTGCTGGAGAAGAAGCCGGTGAAGGTGTCCCGGCGGACCGTGAAGTGGGTGCTCGGGGCCACGAAGCTGCTGGTGGCCCAGGATCGCGCCCTCAAGCTGCTCTTCTCCGCCCTCACCGCCCCCCTGCCCGCGTAGGGCCCCGCACTTGTGGATAACTTGGGGACAGGGTAGGCCCGTGGCCTACCCTCCTCGAGCGCGGAACACCACGGTGAGGTTGTGGCTGGGCATGGGAATCACCCGCTCGCGGGAAAGGCCGTGGGCCTGGGCCTCGGCGGTGACGGCGCCCAGCTCCCGCACACCCCAGGAGGGGTCTCGCTCGCGCAGCGAGGCGTCGAAGGCGACGTTGCTCGGCGCTGGAGTCTCGCCCTCGACGAAGTAGGCGCCATAGAGGATGAGCCGTCCGCCCGGGGGCAGCAGCCGCCCGGCGGCCCGGAGCAGCCCCTGGCAGGCCTCCCACGGGGAGATGTGCACCATGTTGATGCACACGATCGCGTCCGCCCGCTCCACGGGCCAGGTGTCGGAGCGGGCATCCAGCGCGAGGGGCGCGTGCAACAGGGGGGGACCTTCCTCCTGGCGCCAGGCCTCGATGCTCGCGAGCGCCGCGGGGTCCGCGTCCGTGGGTTGCCAGGCGAGGTGGGGAAAGGCGCGGGAGAAGAAGAGGGCGTGCTGGCCCGTGCCGCTGGCCACCTCGAGCACGGTGCCGCTCGGGGGCAGCAGCTCGCGCAGGACGGGCAGGAGCGGCTCGCGGTTGCGCTCGGCGGACGGCGCGTGACGTTTCATGGGGGCCCTCCCTGGGGCCTACTCCCGGGAGAGGGTGTTCAGGGTCACGGGCATCCGGGTGATCTGCCCTTCCTGGATCTCCACCGCGAGCTTCAACGGCTTGTTGTCGGGCCCGACGACCCGCAGGGTGTGCTTGCCCACGGGCAGTGACACCTTGAAGAGGGGCGTTTCACCCAGGACCCGGCCGCCCAGGGACACCCGCGCGTACTGATCCGTCGTGAGCGTGAGCCAGCCCCGGGCCTCCACGGACTCGGCGGCCGCCGCGGAGGACTCGCTGGGGGTGGACTCCTTTCGGACACGGGGAGCCGCGACCTTGGCGCGAGGGGCCGACTCCTTCACGGCGGTGTCCGGAGCCGGGGGCGTCGCGGCGGCGGCTCCATGGTCAGCGGGAGGAGGGGCCGGGTCGTTTTCCGGAGCGGGTGAGGTGTCCTGGGGAGCCGGGGAGGTCTCCTGGGGCTCGGCCTCGGCGTCGGGGGGAGCGGAAGGGGTGTCCTGGGGCTCGGCCGTGGCTTGCTGGGGCTCGGCCGGGGCTTGCTGGGGAGCGGGTGAGGTGTCCTGGGGAGCCGGGGAGGCCTCCTGGGGCGCGGGCGCGGGGCTCGGCGCGGGGGTGGGAGGCGTCTGGGCCGGGGGCCGGGGGGGCGTGGTCACGGCCCGGGCCGGAGGGGGGGCCACCGGCTCGTTCTCTCGCTGGAGGAGGGCCATGCCGGCCCCGCCGATGATCACGAGCAGCAGCAGGACGATGACGACGCGGAGCCCCCGCCCGGAGCGCTGGGGCGCGATGGGGTAGGTCCCGGAGGTCTGCAGCTCGTCCTCGGGCTCCTCCCGTGGGGGGGTGCGCTCCATCGGGGGGAGGCCGGGCGCGGTCGGGTAGTCCGGCGGCTCCTGCTCGATCACCGCCGGACGGGCGCGGACGGAACGGCCCTGCGGTGGCGCGGTGCGCTCGTTCTCCTCCTCGGCGGACCTGGCCGCGGGCGGCGGGGTGCGGGGATTGGAGGTCGGGCGGCGGATGGGCCGGGTGTGGTTGGAAGGATCCGCGGTGGGAGCGCGCTCCGGGGTGGGCGTCGCGCGCCGGTTGCGGATGATGGCGGTGCGCAGGCCCGGCTCCTCCTGCGGCTCCTCGCGCGCGGGTAGCTCGACCCGGCTGGCGCTGCGCGAGCGTGCCGGGGCCGGCTCGGCGGGAGGGCCGTTGCGGGTGGGCTCCGGAGGAGGCGGGGGACGGGGGACGGTCCGGGAGGACACGGTCCGGGGAGACTCGCCCGCGGCGGGAGCGCCTGGCGGCCTCGCGATGGGGGAGTAGGGGACGATGTCCGTGGCCTCGGACACGGGCTCCCGGGGCGCCTGGGCGGGGGTCGCGGAGATGGTGGGCAGGCGCGGCGCGGGAGTGGCCGTCTCCTTCTCCCCCGAGGAGGGCGCGAGCTTCACCTCGCTCGTGGGGGCTCGGCCGGCCGCGAGCACCTGGCGCGTCTGCTCGCGCCGCTCGGCGAAGAGCCGCCGCAACAGCTCCCCGCTCTGCTCGGGCAGCCAGATGAGGGGGCCCACGGCGCGCTCCAGCTCGCGGGCGAACTCCAGCGTGCTCGCGTAGCGCTCCTGGCGCTTGCGGGCGAGCGCCTTGAGCACGATGGCGTCCAGCTCCGGCGGAATCTCCTTGTTGAGGCGCGAGGGCTCGGGGATGGGGTTGCGCAGCACGGCGTTGACGACCGCCGCGGGCGCCTTGCCGGGGAATAGCCGCCGGCCGGTGATGCACTCGTGCAGCACCACGCCCAGGCTGAACAAGTCACTCCGGGCGTCCAGGGGCTCGCCGAGGATCTGCTCCGGGGACATGTAGCCGCTGGTGCCCTTCACCATGCCCACCTGGGTGCGGCTGACCTCCATCAGGCTCTTGGCGATGCCGAAGTCGAGCAGCTTGGTGACGCCCTCGTACGTCACCATGATGTTCTTCTCGGCCACGTCGCGGTGGATGACGGGCGAGGGGTTGCCGAGCGCGTCCGTGAAGGTGTGCGCGTAGTGCAGCGCGAGCGCCGTGTCGCGCACGGACGCCAGGCCGAAGCCCACGGGCATCGTCTCCTTGGCGCTCAGGCACGCGCGGGCCACCTCCAGGAGCGTGGCGCCAGGCACGAACTCCATGGCGAGGAAGAGCTCGTCCCCGGCCACGTCCAGGTCGAACACCTGGGCGATGTTCGGGTGGTTGAAGGCGGCGGTGACGCGCGCCTCGTCCAGGAACATCTGGACGAACTCCTCCTGGCCCTGGATGCCCGGGAGGATCTTCTTGAGCACCACGGGCTTGTGGAAGCCGGCCAGGCCCCGCTTGGACGCGAGGAAGATTTCCGCCATGCCTCCCGCGGACAGGCGACACAGCACCTCGTAGTTGCCCATCTGCCGGCCGCGCACATCATCCGGCGCGGGGGGACGCATCGACCCAGACATTCGAGGTGGGCGAGCCTATAGGACCCACCCACCCCCGAGGAAGCCAGTCCCGCGTTTTTGCCCCTAGGCCCGGCCGCTCCGGGCGGAAGTCGGCCCTTCGTTTTTCGCGTGGGGGCGGAATTGGACTGCTTTCCAGTCAAACCTCGCTCCCTCGCACGACGGACGTGTGGCTCCCCGAAATCCCTGAAATTCCACTCTTTTTTCCCATTCTCAAGAGCCAGAGTAAAATTCCAGGAGAACTGGAGAGCCCTCGTCCTTGGGCGTGGGTGAGGGTGGGGCAAGCTGAGCCCACGGGACGAGGCCAGCGTTCACTGTCCGTCATCCCAACGGGAGTGGGTTGGTTCGCAACGCTTCCACCCCTTCGCGCCTTCCGGTGGTGCTGCACAGGTTGGGGCGTGTGTCCACATTGGCGGAATCCGAAGGCGGAGTTCCCCATGGCGACGAAGAAGGCGGAGCGCATGCGAGCCCGAGAGAACGTCCTGGGCTACCGAATGAGCCCAGGGTTGGCGGCGGTAGCTTCCGTGGAAGGTGAGGTGCTGCCGGCGGGCAGGTTGGTGCAGTTGTCGCCGGAGCATTTGACGGTGTGTCTGCAGAAGCCCACGGCGCTCAGGCCGGGGCAGCGGGCCAACGTCATGTTGGGGGTGGGAAGGGAAGTGACGTGCCTGCGGGCCGAGGTGACGAACGTGCACGTGCCGGCGCCCGAGGCGCTGCCGGAGCTGAGTCTGCGCTTCGTGGCGCCTCCGCTCGCCCAGGGGCGGCACATCGTGTCCATGCTGGAGGGCTGGCGCGATCAGGGCCAGCTGGAGACGCCGAGCGCTTCTCCCATCTGGAAGGAGCACATCACGCGGCAGGATCGCATTGGCCGCATCTTCGAGGCGCTCACGGCGCGGCGCTGCCGGGGCATGGCGCGCTCGGCGCTGGGAGACGTGGAGCTGGCCGCGGCGCTCTTCGACAAGTACGACGGCCGCGTGGCGTGGGACGTGCGGGGCGGGGTGCTACCGCCAGGGCCCTTCATGATCGAGGTGTTTGGCTTTTCCTCGGTGATGCACTTCCAGGTGCGCGAGGCGCATGAGGACGATGGGCTGTGGAGCGTGCCCATGCCGCGCGAGCTGGTGCGCTACCGGCACCGGCGGCTGCGGCGCGCGGCGGCGTGGGGAGGGTGCGTGGCGCGCTTCGCCCATCCGCTCTGGCCCCAGGTGCGCGTGGAGCGCGAGCTCATGGACATCTCCTATGAGGGCCTGTCCTTCGCCACCGAGCCGGGAGAGGATCTGCTCT from Melittangium boletus DSM 14713 includes the following:
- a CDS encoding sigma 54-interacting transcriptional regulator, encoding MRSGPGRIRMKLLVLSGSSGGRSFSLDQKEYVVGKAPTCDIILEDKTISRQHLKLEVHDEHVLAVDMDSRNGSFCEGMRFSQLELRPGSVVTLGTTELKLVPEDTRERSMVLSGRDHFGALVGSSRKMREVFTLLERMAPGGSDVLIQGETGTGKELCAEALHNESKRAKGPFIIVDLAGIAPSLIESELFGHVKGAFTGAQTDRAGAFERAAGGTVFLDEVGELPLDLQPRLLRVLERRQVKRVGANDYRTVDMRVVAATHVDLEGAVKANKFRRDLFHRLAVLRVTLPALRERPEDIPLLIDTVLGRMGRPPSALSDQTRALLSQYPWPGNVRELRNVVEQVVNLGEEALPELPPLPGGELSSSGGSTGAVLDLPFKDAKERLIEGFERDYLKGLLERCEGNISRASREAGIDRVYLRKLLRKHGLDSGGDSA
- a CDS encoding serine/threonine-protein kinase — encoded protein: MSDPSRGSPFTSTDFTDPHRGSRIGRYQVISQLSVGGMAELFLGFTSGPGGFRKYAAIKRILPDARSDEQFERMFLDEARITAALNHPNIGQVFELGQDAEGLFLAMEFIAGQNLAQVISVCGRSQTPLPLGFGLSVVRDICLALHSAHAFTTPGGKPFPVIHRDVAHKNVMVTYQGEVKLLDFGIAKARGGASHTQAGMVKGTTGYMSPEQVRGDPLDGRSDLFAAGVMLHELITGERLFSGNSEVQEMQMILDAEIPEPVCRTEAMPPGLAGVVLKALSRPREGRYANGREMARAIEAAAGGRLFDAEQRAAFMAEHFQKQKENTLRLLESADEIPDAPEALGGAPVAKTEPRPVAAPRRKPVAASNETSQGVMTTGRRVPTREQPVVVAPPPRSSDKPSGKGGPAVAKVLLFLLVAGGLGLAAVGLMEVDRSGVDVATRLTPEELSPITPIDPPRGKEPAESAPKAPVEEPPERPDADEPPARTGKQGWLTLVVLPEAEVTLNGRSLGKTPLFKVQVPAGQHRLRIKGADGKRRELSVPIAAGKTAQFKLALTDIPER
- a CDS encoding phytoene/squalene synthase family protein gives rise to the protein MPPDPSSALTFCRDVLPAVSRTFALNIPVLPPPLDTAVTVAYLLCRVADTLEDEAHGPTSEVLLAEFARLCTLPEGWEADALRFTEQAARVLRAQAPEAEVRLVEGVPQVLRALATHPVPVREHVAVCVRTMSEGMGRMGAKGRALAGGLGLASLEETIEYCYYVAGTVGEMLTRLFQWYSPEVARRAARLEPRSVAFGNALQLTNILKDVREDLERGSCWLPRTLLAEHGLTPETLLEPAHRGEAMKAHSRLLAVAHRELRVAFDYVMQLPREEHGIRLFCLWPLFLAVMTLRKLNGNAAVLEKKPVKVSRRTVKWVLGATKLLVAQDRALKLLFSALTAPLPA
- a CDS encoding DUF938 domain-containing protein, encoding MKRHAPSAERNREPLLPVLRELLPPSGTVLEVASGTGQHALFFSRAFPHLAWQPTDADPAALASIEAWRQEEGPPLLHAPLALDARSDTWPVERADAIVCINMVHISPWEACQGLLRAAGRLLPPGGRLILYGAYFVEGETPAPSNVAFDASLRERDPSWGVRELGAVTAEAQAHGLSRERVIPMPSHNLTVVFRARGG
- a CDS encoding serine/threonine-protein kinase, encoding MRPPAPDDVRGRQMGNYEVLCRLSAGGMAEIFLASKRGLAGFHKPVVLKKILPGIQGQEEFVQMFLDEARVTAAFNHPNIAQVFDLDVAGDELFLAMEFVPGATLLEVARACLSAKETMPVGFGLASVRDTALALHYAHTFTDALGNPSPVIHRDVAEKNIMVTYEGVTKLLDFGIAKSLMEVSRTQVGMVKGTSGYMSPEQILGEPLDARSDLFSLGVVLHECITGRRLFPGKAPAAVVNAVLRNPIPEPSRLNKEIPPELDAIVLKALARKRQERYASTLEFARELERAVGPLIWLPEQSGELLRRLFAERREQTRQVLAAGRAPTSEVKLAPSSGEKETATPAPRLPTISATPAQAPREPVSEATDIVPYSPIARPPGAPAAGESPRTVSSRTVPRPPPPPEPTRNGPPAEPAPARSRSASRVELPAREEPQEEPGLRTAIIRNRRATPTPERAPTADPSNHTRPIRRPTSNPRTPPPAARSAEEENERTAPPQGRSVRARPAVIEQEPPDYPTAPGLPPMERTPPREEPEDELQTSGTYPIAPQRSGRGLRVVIVLLLLVIIGGAGMALLQRENEPVAPPPARAVTTPPRPPAQTPPTPAPSPAPAPQEASPAPQDTSPAPQQAPAEPQQATAEPQDTPSAPPDAEAEPQETSPAPQDTSPAPENDPAPPPADHGAAAATPPAPDTAVKESAPRAKVAAPRVRKESTPSESSAAAAESVEARGWLTLTTDQYARVSLGGRVLGETPLFKVSLPVGKHTLRVVGPDNKPLKLAVEIQEGQITRMPVTLNTLSRE